TATTACTTTGGGTATTTTCATTCTGTCCGGGAAGATACCTGTTGAGAGGGcaaggttatatatatatatatatatatatatatatatatatatatatatatatatatatatatatatatatatatatatatatatatatatatatatatatatatatatatatatatatatatatatatataagctgtGGTAATATTAAGTCAAGAAAATATTTCAGAGGAATTATTTGAGCATTGTCAATGTCAGTAACATGGCTGTTTCTAAGCGACAAGAACACTTTGCAGAGTTCACTCTCACTTGTTGGGTCTAAGAAAGTGTGTTTGAATTTCTACTCACACCAGTTTGTGCTTCAGGGTACTAAGAACTTGAAACTAAATTACAAAAAATGTTGTTAAATGCTTCGGCTAGATCCTTATCACGCAGTATTTAGTTGTTCACTGTTATCTCACTGAGGTCTCTGTTGGCGGGAAAGCGATTTAATAAATTTATTTTATTCCACATTACTTCAGGTTTCTTGCTTCTACCGAGTTCAAATACATTATATAAGTAATTAAGCTTTTGATGTCTTAGCAAAGCAttctgtttctgtgtttcttaaacTTATTCCAGTCACCTGAATCACGTGTGGTCAGGCAATATTTAAATagtttgtctttctttttgttatCATGTGAATGCATTCTTTCGTGATCCAAGGCTTGCGAGATTTCTTAGCTTTTCGTACTAGAGTGCAACAGTGGTACTTCGTGAAAGGCTTGGGAAAAGGGCGCCAATTCATCCAGAGGACCATTCCTGATGTTTGAAACTATGGCCAATGTTAAAATGAAGACTAACCAACCAACAATACCATTTATATTTTTGCCCATGTGACGGTCGCTATCTAAAAAAAAATACCAGGGAGTGACACAGTACCAAGAACCCAAGTATGTTCATGTGCTCTGTTCCGCCTTGTAGCACTTTATATGCCTTTTATCTTGTTCAATATCCAATCTACTGGGAAGGTGTAAATGGATTATAGGCCAATATGATAGTTGTCTGAGGAAAATAGAGTATCAGTGTACTCTGTTGTTTTATTCTAACTCCCGTCGAAGTTCCTTGATTAATGCAACGATTAAGGAGCATTAAaaaaagccaacagccacagtTTGAATTGCTGTGAATACCTCGCAGCACTGCCCTAAATCAAACTGCATGCTTTTCTTCGGCCTCCAAGCTTCTGCCTCCAATCTAAGTAGTGGCAAATTATATTATAGTTATATTCTTTCCTTTTGAGGGCTACTCGTAACTTGATATGCATGATTTCAGAATACGTGCCAAATGAAGGTAATACAAGTGGGCCACCAGCCTAGTGATCACCTTCTTATTCATTGCCACTGCTAATCTCACGAAGCGCGTGACGTTGCGTACGTgggtccagaaaaaaaaaggtcacaCCGCGAGGTCACAGAAGGCTATGGCAACCGGAAGATATCTAATCTCAGCGTGAATATTCACAACCTCCAGACAGAGCAGTAAATGCGTGACGCTCAGATAACACAGGCTTGTCTCAGGGCCTCCTTTATTTTAGTCAAAACCGGCTCTGAGGACAGAAAGTCGGGAGTGCGAGGAAAAACGGCGCTTGAGGAATCGCTACAAAGATCGACGGTAGGAGATTTTCAAGATCATCTAGCGTCACGAAAGAAGGTAAGGATTTCTTCACCACCATCGATACACAGCGAGCTCATGTCTTCGTGCCTCTGGTACTGTGTGCGATAACGGCAAGCGTTCTATAAATGGCACGCCATTTTCTACCAATCCTTCCACACTTTGTTGAGCAGGTTGTAAGCAGCCTGCGTAGACAGGCCTGAAGCCTGGGAAGTCCAGAGATAGGTATGTGCTAGAAAATGCACTCACGGCGAAGTTAGCACGAGTGCTTTCCCTGTTATTTATTCCAAATTCTTCCCACTTTTGCGTGagtcctgaaaaagaaaaaaacaatgtaagATGCAAGCCTTGTTCTTACGTCATTTTACACATGGCTGTTAAGCCTAAACAAAactagcatatatatatatatatatatatatatatatatatatatatatatatatatataaaagagagtaagctgtcctctaaagCAGTCCCTTTTATAGAAGGGTGCGCGCAAGAGGGGAGCTTACTCCCTTTATTTACTCCCAGAAatgcgtatttgtgtttagagtgtaccgaGCGGGACAAATACGTCCTTGATTTAGGACAACTAACGACATCTAACTCTGTCGGGCTCTCAGCCCTTAAAAGCACATTCTCACTCAGGGTAGAGCTACACTAATCAGGTATCCATAGGCtgataggcaaaaaaaaaattagcgagAAAACTCTAGCTACAGTGATAGGAGTTTAGGGGTCACTTTTTGGATCGGTGTCGCAGTTTCATATCTCAAACGCGAAATGCTGCTGAAATGCGCTCATTGAGCCAAAGCGTGGAATTTTGCGCCTATTCTGGTGATGACTTCAAAAACGCTCTAGCAGAGCTGCCAGCTTTGACTGCCGAGGTAAAGAGAACAATGGAGGACTGTTCTGCTCtaaagcaagaagacaagcgctcttcTCAAAAGCTCAATAAAGCTGAAGGTAGAATTGCCGAGCCAGATCAATGCAGTCGGCGGAACAATGTGGAAATAAAGGGCTTGCCACCAACCGTGAAAGATATAGCAGCTGAAATGGCCTTGAAAATTGTGTAAGGCACCCATGCTCCTCTCGACCTTATCGACATTGACACCGCTCATAGCATAAAAACCCGCAAGAACAGTAGCGATGTTAATGTGGCTGTCAGATTCACGACCCGATCGAAGCGAAATGACTTTTTAAGGCGCAGAAAAGAAGGCAAATGTGTCAGCCGCTGAAATTGATTTAACATGGCCTGAACAACTCATCTACGTCAATGAGCATTTGAAGGAACAATAAACGCCTTCTTGGCGCCACAATTTAGAGGAAGAAATGTCTTATAAAATATGTCTGGACCAAGAACGGCAATATATATGCTCGCCAGACAGAAGTTTCTAATATTATTCGGATTATTTCTCCAAACTATATGCTAAAAATCACATAATACTATGTCGTTATTCTTCACAGACGACTTATTTGCTCTTCTCGTTCTTCTGAAGGATGGTACGATTAGCACATTTCTTTTTGATACCTTCACAGTATAATGTGTTGTCCTAGACGCAAAGGAGAAATTGATGGTAATACATTTTAACATGCAGTCTGCTGTAAATAAGGCTGATCGGTTGACCCATTTTTTTTAACAAGCTTATACTCGTTTGACGTAATAATCCTAACCAAAACGCGGCGCCTTCATGACTGTGACGTTCCGATAATATCGGGATATAATTCCTTTCATATCAATCGCACAGCCAAACCCAGAGGATTCGTTGACTTCCTCTGGgaaagatgtgaaaaaaaaaaacgcatgactGCGAACTGTTATTGGACCAGTGCTTTCGGAACGGTAATCGGTCTGCCAAACTTTTTCTGTTCTTTACCCTCTGCCTCACAGAAACTTGACCAGATTTCTTGACAATTTTGAGCGCGACATCATTTTCATTTAGGGTgcaagcactacttcactagtAATCCTGAAAGAGCCGATGATGGTCTCCGAAGcctcgacctttgacctttgagATGAAATGTCCTTGGCTGAATTAGGAAACGTGGGCGAGCTCGTGTGGAAGAGAGGCTTTACCTATTCTCAAATTAGAATTGGTCCTCCTCCAACAATAGAGTTTGCCCACCTCCATAATTTAGATGGCCCACGCCCGAAAATGCGAGAATTGAGTTGACCCACCCTTGGAACCGACCTGGGACGCCCCGTGAAATGTGCTTGGCCCCCCCTCTTAAATTTGAAAAATGAGTTCACCCACTTTCGAAAatgtgctttcgcgcaatatttcgtgctcaGCAAAGCTAAAGCGCCAACTGCGAGCTGCTCCTGACGACAGGTTTTCCAAATGCTATCAATTGTGCTTCACGCATCACTTCTACCTGCACTTCTGTGTTAGATCTCATAGTTACGTACAGTGATTGTGCAGTCATTTCGGGCCGTATTGCATTAGATATCAGCGATCATTCCCCAGTTTTCCTGCGTACAGAAAAAACAAACCCAGTTGAAGGTTAGCATGAAGGCTTGGCGGCAACTTATCGGTCAAATGTTTAGGCGGATACCCCAAGGAGGAGTAGATTTTAAATAAGAGAATTATTACccatttaggggggggggggcatccacacaagcgcagccatacggcaatAAAAGAaacctatacagctttctcagaaacttcgcagttaaagaaaagttCGTTCGAACTCCGGACCGCTTCACCGGAGTGTGAAGCCACCCCTCAAGGGTGGATTTACCTCTTAAAAGATAACATTGTTTTAGCAAATTGGGGTCCCGTCTACAAAGAAAAACAGCTAAGAGTGCTTATCGCAAATTTCTAGAATTTTTATTCCTTGATACGACGACTGTTTGCCTTTTATTAACACAACGCTATGCACGAACGACCGTAAACCTTGAATGACCTATAGTCGTACACGACTCGTAGAAAAGAAGCAAAAGATGTCTGCTTTTTTATTAAAACTAAGAATGCGGGCATAAATGTATAAATCGCTACGAAACCGTTCGAACagagaaattaataataattggttttgggggaaaggaagtggcgcagtatctgtcatatatatcgttggacacctgaaccgcgccgtaaggaaagggataaaggagggagtgaaggaagaaagaggtgcccgtagtggagggctccggaataacttcgaccacctggggatctttaacttgcactgacatcgcacaccacaagggcgcctaagcgtttttgcctcaataaaaacgcagccgcagcggtcgggttcgaacccgggaactccggatcattagccgagcgtcctaagcactgagtcaccgcggcgggtaacagaGAAATTAAAGTTCAATTAAAGCTCAGTTCAATAGCGGTAGCGGGTAGTGGGGCGTCTCTCTGTTTCGTGTAGTACATGTACGtccgcgatcacgtgaccactCTCACGGCTGCAACGCGGGGGGCTAGGAGCAGCTGGTTAGAGCACGGGCGCTGTGTGACAGCTGCCGCTCCGGAGAGCGGAGAGGCCATGCATGTAGAGCGCGTGTGCTACATACTTCAGCGTAATGGTCACTAGAGTCCTGGGGTCCTTTGACCTTTCATCTTGTCGCGCGTCTTCACAATCGCCGCACACCTCTCGGACCTGCTTACTTGCCGGTGACCAACACTCTTCCTCTCCTTGAGCATGTCCAGCTTTttcgggcaaaaatttggaaCATTGGAagttgtaagacactgttataaaaatattgaaggtaatgggccattattctgatatgcagcaaaatatttcttttaaagtgtttccagcgatcgcatcgaatagttaagattgccatagaaaacgaacggggaacgctttcgacgatTGAAAAagcgtgagtaaaaaaaaatacaagactgctcgcgggtgatctgcggatacattgattgttatagttaaatcttatgttatatgaaaaaattgcgttcataaacggtttcccgcacaaaaatgctttcgtccagaattgctggCTATGATTTGGGCCGCCGGGCTTGCGATTGTCGCTTTCTATGTGCGGCGCGGGTGCACAGTTCTGCACGAGTGCGATGCCTTCACAGCATTCCCCATATTCTTGCACGCATATGGTATCCAGACTCGTAATCAAAAGTCACAGAGCTGCGTAAACAGGTACCGCTATCTTTTCCTGAATCATGGGGTGGCGGTTGGTAATTATGTTCACTCCTTTTGCCTTTTAGcatggtgctttttttttcaactccacatgattttctctctttctgccgcttttttattttcgcttctgtgttttttttgctgtttttctctcAAAATTCTCTACAAGTTGACAGGAATTTCACCTCTTTTCTGCTTTGGCATGGGCTGTTGCACCCTTTCCAGCCACCTGGTGCGGAGCTCACTACTTTTCCGCCCTGTCCACATACGAACAGCCTTCTGACCGCTTGTGCATCGAGAACTGTCCTCTCTGCTCACTTCTTCTCAAACACTCATTTTTACTGTAGCAAGGCTAACTATCAATCGCTACAGTCTCAGCCAATGTTCTCGTGAATGAATCGATCTACTCTTAGCTCTTCTTGAGGACACCTCCCAAGTCTAATCAAATTTTGCGTCTCTTCTTAGACGCAGCCTTGTTCAAGCCTGTCCTTTGCAGGCCTTATACTTGTATGTTCAGAAACCTTTGGCTTTCTCAAAATTGATTCCCCTCGGCGTACTGTATTCTTTCAGCAGGTCACATCTACAACTGCTGGATTCTGGTGTGTGAAATTAATTCTGTCTTATTTCGTTTCAGACTCTGTTTGGCTGCTCCAACTGCAAAAATGGTTGTAGTCAAGACTGTGAAAGGCGTCAAGGTGCCTTCCTACTTTCCCGACGACGCTGTCCTCTCGGCAGTGGCCTACAAGCCACGTCCCGGAGATGTTTTTGTCGCTACCTACCCTAAGTGCGGCACAACTTGGGCCCAGTACATAGCGTACGGCATCTTTCACGACGGCCAGCCTCCAAGAGACCTGGCGGATTTTTTTGAAGAATCCCCGTACATGGAGCTTTTCGGTGCCGATGTCATCGAAGATATGCCAGGACAGGGTACCATCAAGACTCATCTCCCGTTCGACAAGCAGAATTTTTCTGCCCGTGCAAAGTACATCTACGTCGCTAGGAACCCCTACGACGTGTGTGTCTCGGCGTACTACCACTTCAAGAGTGAAGTACCCGCCCAGCTAGACAACGTGGACTTCGGCCATTATCTGAGACACTTCATAGACGGCACCGGAGCTTATGGAAGCTACTTAGAAGACAGCTTGCTCCCCTGGTACACACGTAGAAACGATCCTAACGTGCTCTTCTTGACATACGAGGATCTGCACGCTGACGCAAAGCTCCAAGTGAAGCGGATAGCTGACATGCTTGGAAAAGCATATGGTGCGCGGTTGTCCAAGGACCCTGCACTGTTGCAAAGACTAGTAGATATGTCCTCTAGAGAAAGTATGCGTCCGTTTTTCAGGGAT
This region of Amblyomma americanum isolate KBUSLIRL-KWMA chromosome 5, ASM5285725v1, whole genome shotgun sequence genomic DNA includes:
- the LOC144135428 gene encoding sulfotransferase 2B1-like; this encodes MVVVKTVKGVKVPSYFPDDAVLSAVAYKPRPGDVFVATYPKCGTTWAQYIAYGIFHDGQPPRDLADFFEESPYMELFGADVIEDMPGQGTIKTHLPFDKQNFSARAKYIYVARNPYDVCVSAYYHFKSEVPAQLDNVDFGHYLRHFIDGTGAYGSYLEDSLLPWYTRRNDPNVLFLTYEDLHADAKLQVKRIADMLGKAYGARLSKDPALLQRLVDMSSRESMRPFFRDYLRANFEFAFQSRIRRNLPVSEELLRRLKFLRENCQRLNFVRSGCVGGYKNLLSEEHKEELREWISAKTTSSNVMQLWPGHRLP